The Fulvivirga maritima genome segment ATTAGGAGATTTTTAACTAGTATGTTTACTAACGGGATATGTTTGATTGGGATTAGCATTTTGATGAAATCTTTAAAGAAAGTTTAATGAAGAAATGGGGTCTTGGTTTTGGATATATTCTCCCCACTTCCTTCCACTATCTCGAAAAATGGATTTTTTCTCCCACTTTCTCCCACGGTTTATTTTTCCTATCAAAATGCCCTTAAATGCATTTTTTGTTATTTTATCAACTTATTTAGCTGATTAAGGCTGCTTTTAAATAACCAGTAATAACACTCATATTACCCCTTTGTTACTTCATTGTAACTTCGATGTAAGAAAATGTAAAAATGTGGTGGAAAGTGGAGAAATGTGGTGGAATATGTCAAATATTTTTTTATGTTTGTTTATTAGAATTCAAGCATACCGTCCACAATGGCATTTTTCACTAGTGAATATGAGTGCAAGATCGATGCTAAGGGTAGACTGGTTTTACCAGCAAAGATCAAAGCTAACTTACCAGAAACTTCTGGTAATGAGTTAGTTGTGCGTCGTGGATTTGAGCCTTGCTTGATTCTTTACCCCATGGTAGAGTTTAAAAAAATCTACTCAAAAATCGCTGGGTTGAATGAGTTTAATGAGGAGTATAGAAAGCTACAGCGAAACTTCTTCAGGGGTAGTTCTGTAGTTGAGCTTGATAATACTGGGAGGTTTCTCATACCTAAGTTGATGCTGAGTTATGCAGGGTTGAAAAAGGATGCTGTGGTGGTAGGTATGGGTAATAAAGTGGAGATATGGGATCCTGAGAGGTATGAAGAGCACCTGATAAGTGATCCTGCTGAGTTCTCGAAACTAGCCCAAAAATATTTGGATGATTAAATAACGAAAGGCAATTGTGCTTTTGGTTACAATTTGTGAATAAATGAGCTATCATGATCCGGTAATGTTGGCGGAGTGTATAGATGCACTCAATATTAAGCCCAACGGGGTTTATGTGGATTTGACCTTTGGTGGTGGTGGACATACCAAGGCTATACTGGCCAAGCTAGATGGAGGACGTCTGTTTAGTTTTGATCAGGATCAGGATGCTAAGGCTAATGCTGATGCTATCAGTAATGAGTCTTTCACCTTTATAGAAGGAAACTTCAGGCATTTGAGAAGGTATTTGAAAATGCATGGAGTGAAATCTGTAGATGGTATTTTGGCTGATTTAGGTATCTCTTCTCATCAGATAGATGCTGCGGAAAGAGGGTTTTCTACTCGCTTTGATGCGGAGCTGGATATGAGAATGGATCAGTCGGCTAGTAAGAGTGCCAGAGATGTGCTGAATACTTATAGCCAGGATGAACTGCATAAGATATTTGGTATGTACGGCGAAGTAAAGAATGCTAAAACACTGGCTGCGGCTATAGTGGCCAGACGT includes the following:
- the rsmH gene encoding 16S rRNA (cytosine(1402)-N(4))-methyltransferase RsmH, encoding MSYHDPVMLAECIDALNIKPNGVYVDLTFGGGGHTKAILAKLDGGRLFSFDQDQDAKANADAISNESFTFIEGNFRHLRRYLKMHGVKSVDGILADLGISSHQIDAAERGFSTRFDAELDMRMDQSASKSARDVLNTYSQDELHKIFGMYGEVKNAKTLAAAIVARRTNTEITTVNELKEILSKYTKRGKENRYYAQVFQAIRIEVNEELKALEEALEQSAEMLSEDGRLVVMSYHSLEDRLVKNFIAKGKMSGEVEKDFYGNVLRPLEPVNRKPIVADDSEIERNNRARSAKLRIGRKI
- the mraZ gene encoding division/cell wall cluster transcriptional repressor MraZ, producing the protein MAFFTSEYECKIDAKGRLVLPAKIKANLPETSGNELVVRRGFEPCLILYPMVEFKKIYSKIAGLNEFNEEYRKLQRNFFRGSSVVELDNTGRFLIPKLMLSYAGLKKDAVVVGMGNKVEIWDPERYEEHLISDPAEFSKLAQKYLDD